GAGGATGTCGACGAGCACGGCCACCGTCTCCCGGACGAGGCGGGTGGTCAGGGCGCCGAGGGCGGCGAGGGCGATGCCCACGAGCGTCGCGACGAGTCCGGCACCCACACTGACGAACACAGTCGTCCGCGCCCCGGCCATGAGCAGGCTCAGGATGTCGCGACCGGTGTCGTCCGTGCCGAGCAGGTGCGGCCAGCTCGGCGGCAGCCAGCGGTCGCCGATGTTCGAGGCCCGCGGGTCGAACGGCGTCCAGAAGAGCGACACGACGGCCGCCAGCGCGACGATGGCGATGACGATCAGCCCGAAGCGACCGGTCGAGGTCCGCCACAGCCGGGGGAACCAGCGCGCGCTCATGCGGCCTCCCGCTGTCGAGGATCGATCGCCCGGTGCAGCAGATCCACGAGGAAGCCGACCACTAGCACGAAGCCGGTCAGCACGAGCAGCTCGCTCTGCACCTTGACGAGATCCCGGGTGCCGACGTCGGTCACGAGCATGCGGCCGATGCCCGGAAGCGTGAACAGCTGCTCGATAACGACCGAGCCGACGATGATCCCGGCGACCTGGAGGCCGAGGACCGTGATGATGGAGAGCCCGACCGCGGGGATGCCGTGCTGGATGAGGGCGCGGGTCTTGGTCAGTCCCTTGGCGGCCGCGGTGCGGACGAAGTCCTGCCCGGCCGCCTGCAGGGTCGCGCTGCGCACGAAGCGCATGAGCATGGCCCCCTCGACGATGCCGATGGTGAGGGCGGGCAGCAGCAGCGCCTCGATCGCCCTGCCCGGCGTGGACCATCCGGTGCGGGGGAAGCCCTGGGGCGGCAGCCAGCCGAGCCACACGGAGAACACCACGATCAGCATCATGCCCGCCCAGACGACGGGCACCGCCGCGAGCGCCTGCGCGCCGACGCTGAGCGCGGTACCGTCGCGATGGCCGCGCCGCAGGGCGGCGAGGATCCCGAAGGGGACGGCGATCAGCACGGCGATCGCCAGCGACATGATCCCGAGCGGGACGGTCACCTGCGCCTTCAGCAGGAGCTCCTCGCCGACGGACGCGCCGGACAGCAACGACGTGCCGAGGTCGCCGCGGAGGATGCCGGCGATCCAGTCGGTGTACTGCACGAGCAGGGGCTGG
This genomic stretch from Microbacterium sp. Nx66 harbors:
- a CDS encoding ABC transporter permease, with the protein product MLRYALVRGALLIAGLLVSSALIFLTLRVFPGDVAQLIAGTQASPAEVAALRESLGLNQPLLVQYTDWIAGILRGDLGTSLLSGASVGEELLLKAQVTVPLGIMSLAIAVLIAVPFGILAALRRGHRDGTALSVGAQALAAVPVVWAGMMLIVVFSVWLGWLPPQGFPRTGWSTPGRAIEALLLPALTIGIVEGAMLMRFVRSATLQAAGQDFVRTAAAKGLTKTRALIQHGIPAVGLSIITVLGLQVAGIIVGSVVIEQLFTLPGIGRMLVTDVGTRDLVKVQSELLVLTGFVLVVGFLVDLLHRAIDPRQREAA